A region of the Sphingomonas sp. S2-65 genome:
GCAGGGCAAGGAAGACCCGAACCTCGCGCTGCTGCGCTTCGATATCGATAGCGCCGAGCTGTGGGAGACCGACATCTCGGTCAGCGGCCGCGTGAAGATGCTGTTCGGCGGCACGATCAAGCCGAGCGAGAGCAGCAGCCACGCCAAGGTTCAGACCACGGCTGAATCGTCACAGGCCTAACTCTCTGGTCTAGACCAAGCGCAATTATCTAATTTCCCCGTCATCCCGGCCTTGAGCCGGGGTGACGACGGGGGGTTACAAGCTTCCCGATGTAGAACCTCCCCTTGCTGGGGAGGCGCTATCCTCAATCGTTCGCGGCCATCCACTGCTCGAGCACCGGCGCGATCCGCGTCCGCCACTTGGAGCCATTGAAGATGCCGTAATGGCCGACGCCCTCAGCCATGTGGTACAGCTTCTTGGTGTCGGGCAGCGCGGTTGCCAGCGTCAGCGCCGCCTTGGTCTGACCCAGCCCGGAAATATCGTCGCGCTCGCCTTCGATCGCCAGCAGGCCGACATCGGTGATTGCCGCAGGATCGACCGGACGGCTGCGGTGCGTCATCTCGCCCTTGGGCAGCGCGTGGCGCTGGAACACCAGGTCGATCGTCTGCAGGTAGAATTCCGCGGTCATGTCGCAGACCGAGCGATATTCCTCATAGAACGCCATCGTCGCGTCGGCGCTCTCGTCGTCGCCCTGGACCAGATGCTTGAACATCTCCCAATGGCTGATCATGTGGCTGCCCAGGTTCATCGTCATGAATCCGGCAAGCTGCAGGAAGCCGGGATAGACCCGCCGTCCCGCGCCGGCATAGGTGGCCGGCACCGTCGCGATGACATTCTGCTCGAACCAGCTGAACGGCCGCTCGGTCGCCAGCGTGTTGACCGCGGTCGGCGCCTCGCGGGTGTCGACCGGGCCGCCCATCATGGTCAGCGTCTTGGGGCGGTTGGGATGCGCGTCGGCGCTCATCACCGCGACCGCGGCATAGCTCGGTACCGAAGGCTGGCACACCGCCAGCACATGCGCGCGGGGATCGCCCTGCGCGCCGATATGTTCGAGGAAGGCGATCACATAGTCGACATAGTCGTCCAGGTCGAAGCGCCCGTCGGACAGCGGCACCTGCTTCGCGTCGCGCCAGTCGGTGATGTAGACGTCTGCCACCGGCAACATGCGCTCGACGGTGCCGCGTAGCAGAGTGGCATAGTGCCCCGACATCGGCGCGACGATCAGCAGCTTGGGGCCGCCCTCAACGCCCTGGCGCACGAAGCGCTTGAGCTGGCCGAAGGGTTTGCGGAGCACGATCTCTTCATGAACCTCGACTTCGCGCCCATCGACGATGGTGCGGTCCAGGGCGAAGTCGGGCTTGCCGCGCGGCGCCGAGGCGTGCGCGAACACTTCGAGCGCGGAGCCCAGCACCGGGCCGCCGCCGAAATAGGCGAAAGGATTGGCCGGGTTGTTCAGCAGTCCCGCGGAGAAATTGGCCATGGCACTGGCGCCGGCGAGGAGCGAGCGCTGGATCTCATAAGCGTCGTACAGCATCTGTATCCTTCCGCCGCCACGCGCGACACGGCGGCGGCTTTCCCATACCGATATAGCGCAGCCCTGCTGCACCGCAACGAGAGAACCCCTAGGGGAAAGTGCGGTGACGAGCATCTTGTTGACGCCGCGACCATCGTCGCGGCCTCTGCTGCTTCGCGTCATTGTACCGCAACTTCAACAGCTTGGCGCAAGGAGCGGCAGATCGGCGCCCGTCCGCGGTTTCCCTGCCCCGCCATTCGCGCTACGCCGCGTCGCATGGCCGATCCCGCCCCTGCTCCCCAGCCGAAGCGCAAGCTCAGCAATCTGCTGATCGTATGGAGCTTCACACGCCGCTATCCGCTCCAGCTGGCGGTCGCTACTTTGGCGCTGATCGGCTCGTCGGTCGCCACCCTGTGGATCCCGCGCACCTTCCAGAAGATCGTCGACAATGGCTTCGCGGCGGGCGCAGACACCAGCAAGATCGGCGTCTATTTCGAGGGCCTGTTGCTGGTGGTGCTGGCGCTGTCGGTCGCCACCGCCGTGCGGTTTTATTTCGTCAGCTGGGTCGGCGAGCGCACCGTCGCGGACATGCGCGTGGCGGTGCACCGCAACCTGCTGCGCCTGCCGCCCAAATGGTTCGAGGAGAACCGCCCTTCCGAGATCGCCTCGCGGCTCACCTCCGACACCGCGATCATCGAGATGGTGGTCGGCACCACCGTGTCGACCGCGCTGCGCAACCTGCTGACCGGCACCGGCGGGCTGATCTACCTGTTCGCGCTGTCGCCGCGGATCGCGGCCTATCTGCTGGTCGGCATCCCACTGATCGTGCTGCCGATCGTGTGGCTGGGCGGGCGCGTGCGCACCCTGTCGCGCACCAGCCAAGACAGCATCGCCGAGATCGGCGCGACGTCGTCCGAGACGCTGGGGGCGATGCGGATCGTCCAAGCGTTCGGCCAGGAGCGCCGCGAGAGCGAACGGTTCGAAGGCGCGGTCGCGCGCAGCTTCGCCGCCGCCAAGCGCCGCTTCGGGCTGCGCGCGATCATGACCGCGCTGGTGATCGGGCTGCTGTTCACCGCGATCACGCTGATCATGTGGGACGCGGTGTCGGGCGTGGCCGAAGGGCGCATTTCCGGCGGCGCGATCACCGCGTTCGTGATCACCGCCGGGCTGGTGACCGGATCGTTCGGCGCGCTGACCGAGGTCTATGGCGAGCTGCTGCGCGGATCGGGCGCGGCGAGCCGGCTGGCCGAGCTGCTGACCGAGCAGCCCGACATCGCGCCGCCGGCCAATCCGGTCGCGCTGCCGCAGCCGCCACGCGGCGGGGTGGCGTTCGAGGACGTGACCTTCCGCTATCCGAGCCGGCTGGAAGTGTCGGCGCTGAACGGCTTCTCGCTGGACGTTGCTCCGGGCGAGACGGTGGCGGTGGTCGGGCCGTCCGGCGCGGGCAAGTCGACGCTGTTCCAGCTGGTGCAGCGCTTCTACGACCCCGAAGCCGGCGCGGTGCGCATCGACGGCGTCGACGTACGCGAAGCCGACCCGGCCGAGGTGCGCGCGCGCATGGCGATCGTGCCGCAGGAAACGGTGATCTTCGCGGCCTCGGCACGCGACAATCTGCGTTACGGCGCCTGGGAGGCCGGGGACGAGGCGATCTGGGCCGCAGCCGAAGCGGCCAACGCCGCCGACTTCATGCGGGGGCTGCCGCAGGGGCTCGACACCTTCCTGGGCGAAGGCGGCGCGCGGCTTTCGGGCGGGCAGCGCCAGCGGATCGCGATCGCCCGTGCGCTGCTTCGCGACGCGCCGATCCTGTTGCTGGACGAGGCGACGAGCGCACTGGACGCCGAGAGCGAGCGGCTGGTGCAGGACGCGCTGGAGCGGCTGATGGCGAACCGCACCACGCTGGTGATCGCCCACCGCCTGGCGACGGTGCGCGCGGCGGGGCGGATCATCGTGATGGACGAAGGCCGGATCGTCGAGACGGGCACGCATGGGGAATTGGTGGCGCAGGGCGGGCTGTATGCGCGGCTGGCGGCGTTGCAGTTTAGCGAGGTGGGGTGAGCCTTCATTCCTCCCCCGGAGGGGGAAGGGGACTAGCGAAGCTGGTGGAGGGGTAATCCCCACGGGCTGTGAACACGATGTGGCGTACAACTGCGTCCATGTCGGCCAGGACGTCCGCCGCCAGAATACGGCACA
Encoded here:
- a CDS encoding polyhydroxyalkanoate depolymerase, with translation MLYDAYEIQRSLLAGASAMANFSAGLLNNPANPFAYFGGGPVLGSALEVFAHASAPRGKPDFALDRTIVDGREVEVHEEIVLRKPFGQLKRFVRQGVEGGPKLLIVAPMSGHYATLLRGTVERMLPVADVYITDWRDAKQVPLSDGRFDLDDYVDYVIAFLEHIGAQGDPRAHVLAVCQPSVPSYAAVAVMSADAHPNRPKTLTMMGGPVDTREAPTAVNTLATERPFSWFEQNVIATVPATYAGAGRRVYPGFLQLAGFMTMNLGSHMISHWEMFKHLVQGDDESADATMAFYEEYRSVCDMTAEFYLQTIDLVFQRHALPKGEMTHRSRPVDPAAITDVGLLAIEGERDDISGLGQTKAALTLATALPDTKKLYHMAEGVGHYGIFNGSKWRTRIAPVLEQWMAAND
- a CDS encoding ABC transporter transmembrane domain-containing protein translates to MADPAPAPQPKRKLSNLLIVWSFTRRYPLQLAVATLALIGSSVATLWIPRTFQKIVDNGFAAGADTSKIGVYFEGLLLVVLALSVATAVRFYFVSWVGERTVADMRVAVHRNLLRLPPKWFEENRPSEIASRLTSDTAIIEMVVGTTVSTALRNLLTGTGGLIYLFALSPRIAAYLLVGIPLIVLPIVWLGGRVRTLSRTSQDSIAEIGATSSETLGAMRIVQAFGQERRESERFEGAVARSFAAAKRRFGLRAIMTALVIGLLFTAITLIMWDAVSGVAEGRISGGAITAFVITAGLVTGSFGALTEVYGELLRGSGAASRLAELLTEQPDIAPPANPVALPQPPRGGVAFEDVTFRYPSRLEVSALNGFSLDVAPGETVAVVGPSGAGKSTLFQLVQRFYDPEAGAVRIDGVDVREADPAEVRARMAIVPQETVIFAASARDNLRYGAWEAGDEAIWAAAEAANAADFMRGLPQGLDTFLGEGGARLSGGQRQRIAIARALLRDAPILLLDEATSALDAESERLVQDALERLMANRTTLVIAHRLATVRAAGRIIVMDEGRIVETGTHGELVAQGGLYARLAALQFSEVG